The following are encoded in a window of Stegostoma tigrinum isolate sSteTig4 chromosome 40, sSteTig4.hap1, whole genome shotgun sequence genomic DNA:
- the LOC125448091 gene encoding WW domain-binding protein 1-like isoform X1 has translation MEKMIVGFLLFISPAFPVGPSRMELQAEAKELCFGVNNEPYWCETGYCCGETECCTYYYELWWFWLVWTIIIMLSCCCAYRHRRVKLRLQQEQRQREISLMAYQGASTYTTQPLDLRFWTNCKLPDYEEVAGHPPTPPPPYTELQQQNTQTSTYENVVVESQPALQESVNSLALEATQEAEATQEAESNSSTHEQEDDQVSDDPTEVSPTYPADRENGDIIQEEESAALSASDFKMLDTDSDLCDQGEGKEESSRHRRITGDSGIEVCVCQLDEDSYHEEVGLMGGVSASECCESPSSYSSHLHTEQLSKQAANTHPQLHTAKEREEDGDIV, from the exons GCTAAAGAATTATGTTTTGGAGTGAACAACGAGCCTTACTGGTGTGAGACAGGATATTGCTGTGGGGAGACGGAATGCTGCACCTACTATTACGAACTATGGT GGTTCTGGCTGGTCTGGACTATCATTATTATGCTCAGTTGTTGTTGTGCGTATCGACACCGACGTGTAAAACTACGGTTGCAACAGGAGCAACGTCAGAGGGAAATCAGCTTGATGGCCTACCAGGGCGCTAGTACTTACACAACACAGCCACTGGATTTAA GATTCTGGACAAACTGTAAGCTCCCAGACTACGAGGAAGTGGCAGGACACCCTccaacacccccacctccttATACTGAACTACAGCAGCAGAACACACAGACCTCTACCTATGAAAATGTGGTTGTCGAGAGCCAGCCTGCTTTACAGGAGTCTGTAAACTCACTTGCATTAGAGGCAACACAAGAAGCAGAGGCAACACAAGAAGCAGAGTCTAACTCATCCACTCATGAACAGGAGGATGACCAGGTGTCTGATGACCCCACAGAGGTATCACCCACTTATCCAGCTGACAGAGAAAATGGTGACATTATTCAAGAGGAGGAATCTGCTGCACTCTCGGCCTCCGATTTTAAAATGTTGGATACGGATTCCGACCTATGTGATCAAGGGGAAGGGAAGGAAGAAAGCTCAAGGCATAGGCGGATCACAGGAGACTCTGGCATTGAGGTGTGCGTGTGCCAGTTGGATGAGGACTCTTACCATGAGGAAGTGGGCCTGATGGGTGGTGTGAGCGCCTCTGAATGTTGCGAGTCCCCGTCATCTTATAGCTCTCACCTTCACACAGAGCAGCTCTCCAAGCAGGCTGCTAATACACACCCTCAACTGCATACTGCTAAAGAACGAGAGGAGGATGGTGACATTGTGTAG
- the LOC125448091 gene encoding WW domain-binding protein 1-like isoform X2, with protein MEVFQAKELCFGVNNEPYWCETGYCCGETECCTYYYELWWFWLVWTIIIMLSCCCAYRHRRVKLRLQQEQRQREISLMAYQGASTYTTQPLDLRFWTNCKLPDYEEVAGHPPTPPPPYTELQQQNTQTSTYENVVVESQPALQESVNSLALEATQEAEATQEAESNSSTHEQEDDQVSDDPTEVSPTYPADRENGDIIQEEESAALSASDFKMLDTDSDLCDQGEGKEESSRHRRITGDSGIEVCVCQLDEDSYHEEVGLMGGVSASECCESPSSYSSHLHTEQLSKQAANTHPQLHTAKEREEDGDIV; from the exons GCTAAAGAATTATGTTTTGGAGTGAACAACGAGCCTTACTGGTGTGAGACAGGATATTGCTGTGGGGAGACGGAATGCTGCACCTACTATTACGAACTATGGT GGTTCTGGCTGGTCTGGACTATCATTATTATGCTCAGTTGTTGTTGTGCGTATCGACACCGACGTGTAAAACTACGGTTGCAACAGGAGCAACGTCAGAGGGAAATCAGCTTGATGGCCTACCAGGGCGCTAGTACTTACACAACACAGCCACTGGATTTAA GATTCTGGACAAACTGTAAGCTCCCAGACTACGAGGAAGTGGCAGGACACCCTccaacacccccacctccttATACTGAACTACAGCAGCAGAACACACAGACCTCTACCTATGAAAATGTGGTTGTCGAGAGCCAGCCTGCTTTACAGGAGTCTGTAAACTCACTTGCATTAGAGGCAACACAAGAAGCAGAGGCAACACAAGAAGCAGAGTCTAACTCATCCACTCATGAACAGGAGGATGACCAGGTGTCTGATGACCCCACAGAGGTATCACCCACTTATCCAGCTGACAGAGAAAATGGTGACATTATTCAAGAGGAGGAATCTGCTGCACTCTCGGCCTCCGATTTTAAAATGTTGGATACGGATTCCGACCTATGTGATCAAGGGGAAGGGAAGGAAGAAAGCTCAAGGCATAGGCGGATCACAGGAGACTCTGGCATTGAGGTGTGCGTGTGCCAGTTGGATGAGGACTCTTACCATGAGGAAGTGGGCCTGATGGGTGGTGTGAGCGCCTCTGAATGTTGCGAGTCCCCGTCATCTTATAGCTCTCACCTTCACACAGAGCAGCTCTCCAAGCAGGCTGCTAATACACACCCTCAACTGCATACTGCTAAAGAACGAGAGGAGGATGGTGACATTGTGTAG
- the LOC125447976 gene encoding profilin-2-like, whose translation MLNQTPLGSASYNRMLGWDEYVRSLLADGLCQDAAVFACSWPRLLAAKQQGLFEQMSPQEIKAIVSSDRKTFLVKGLTVGGKKCFVIRDNFHVDGDYTMDIRMKRWDSNHPCHSIAIARSNKVFIMIMGKRGVHGGTLNKKAFQMANYIRKSGC comes from the coding sequence ATGTTAAACCAGACCCCACTGGGGTCTGCTTCATATAACAGGATGCTGGGCTGGGATGAGTACGTGAGAAGTTTGCTTGCGGATGGGTTATGCCAAGATGCAGCAGTATTTGCATGCTCATGGCCCAGGCTGCTGGCTGCCAAACAGCAAGGACTGTTTGAGCAAATGAGCCCTCAGGAAATCAAAGCCATTGTCAGCAGTGATCGGAAGACCTTCCTCGTCAAAGGGCTCACTGTTGGCGGTAAGAAGTGCTTTGTCATCAGAGATAACTTTCATGTGGATGGGGATTACACCATGGATATCAGGATGAAACGATGGGACAGCAACCATCCTTGCCACAGCATAGCCATTGCTAGGTCCAACAAAGTCTTCATCATGATTATGGGTAAGAGAGGGGTCCATGGAGGAACGCTCAACAAAAAGGCATTTCAGATGGCAAACTATATTAGAAAGTCTGGCTGTTAG
- the polr3d gene encoding DNA-directed RNA polymerase III subunit RPC4 isoform X1: MSEQGPSGGAGHPSTIRPAVTVARGLPGRRSSATVTPGRLPSIRSRDLTLGGMKKKTFTPNIITRKVKEEPKEDNASQRKEKKERDKDRQREARGRGRGRPETIQSHSIFEQGPAEMRKKKAGWDSSVDMKEFGTSPIINIKKEKRESEEETKQILRMLDRDDFIDDPGLKNDARNMPVQLPLAQSGWLFKEEVEDEGMKPAVLAKEEKMELDISSVKVKDEPGVAKEMQMSKMTQAVQKEVSVSELLQELSVRKDDELLFLQLPDTLPGQAPTRDEKPVKAEVQADDGQAMQLKQEKAQELKQAENSCSLMDLTEGQIGKLLIRKSGRVQLVLGQVILDVTMGTTCSFLQELVSIGFGENRTGEMTVLGHVKHKLVCSPDFESLLEQRH, encoded by the exons ATGTCTGAGCAAGGCCCCAGTGGAGGTGCTGGCCATCCCAGCACCATCAGGCCCGCTGTAACAGTAGCTAGGGGCCTGCCAGGTCGACGGAGCTCTGCCACCGTTACCCCAGGCCGCCTGCCCTCCATCCGCTCACGGGACCTAACACTGGGAGGGATGAAAAAG AAAACATTCACTCCCAACATCATCACCAGGAAGGTTAAGGAAGA ACCAAAGGAGGACAATGCCTCTCAGAGGAAAGAGAAGAAAGAACGAGACAAGGATCGCCAGAGGGAGGCGCGGGGCAGGGGAAGAGGCAGACCCGAAACAATTCAATCCCACTCTATCTTTGAGCAGGGACCtgctgaaatgaggaagaaaaaag ctggtTGGGATTCCTCCGTGGATATGAAGGAGTTTGGAACATCCCCAATTATTaatataaagaaagaaaagcGTGAGTCAGAAGAGGAAACCAAACAGATTCTCCGAATGCTGGACCGTGATGAT TTCATTGATGATCCTGGTCTAAAAAACGATGCCCGAAACATGCCCGTCCAGCTGCCACTGGCACAGTCAGGCTGGCTGTTCaaggaggaagtggaggatgaGGGGATGAAACCTGCCGTGCTGGCCAAGGAAGAGAAGATGGAGCTGGATATCTCCTCTGTGAAAG TTAAGGATGAACCTGGAGTTgccaaagaaatgcagatgtcGAAGATGACCCAGGCTGTGCAGAAGGAGGTTTCGGTGTCTGAGCTGCTTCAAGAGCTTAGTGTGCGTAAAGATGACGAACTTCTGTTTCTGCAGCTACCTGACACACTGCCTGGCCAGGCTCCCACTCGCGATGAGAAACCTGTAAAAGCTGAGGTTCAGGCTGACGATGGCCAGGCTATGCAGCTCAAGCAAGAGAAGGCTCAG GAACTGAAACAAGCTGAGAATTCCTGCTCGCTGATGGATTTAACTGAAGGTCAGATTGGAAAGTTGCTGATCAGAAAGTCGGGGAGAGTGCAGCTTGTACTGGGACAGGTCATCCTGGATGTCACCATGGGCACAACCTGTTCATTTCTCCAG GAGCTGGTTTCTATTGGATTCGGAGAGAACCGGACTGGTGAAATGACGGTGCTGGGACATGTGAAACACAAGTTAGTCTGTTCCCCTGACTTTGAATCTCTCCTTGAGCAGAGGCATTAG
- the polr3d gene encoding DNA-directed RNA polymerase III subunit RPC4 isoform X2 — translation MSEQGPSGGAGHPSTIRPAVTVARGLPGRRSSATVTPGRLPSIRSRDLTLGGMKKKTFTPNIITRKVKEEPKEDNASQRKEKKERDKDRQREARGRGRGRPETIQSHSIFEQGPAEMRKKKAGWDSSVDMKEFGTSPIINIKKEKRESEEETKQILRMLDRDDFIDDPGLKNDARNMPVQLPLAQSGWLFKEEVEDEGMKPAVLAKEEKMELDISSVKVKDEPGVAKEMQMSKMTQAVQKEVSVSELLQELSVRKDDELLFLQLPDTLPGQAPTRDEKPVKAEVQADDGQAMQLKQEKAQELKQAENSCSLMDLTEGQIGKLLIRKSGRVQLVLGQVILDVTMGTTCSFLQL, via the exons ATGTCTGAGCAAGGCCCCAGTGGAGGTGCTGGCCATCCCAGCACCATCAGGCCCGCTGTAACAGTAGCTAGGGGCCTGCCAGGTCGACGGAGCTCTGCCACCGTTACCCCAGGCCGCCTGCCCTCCATCCGCTCACGGGACCTAACACTGGGAGGGATGAAAAAG AAAACATTCACTCCCAACATCATCACCAGGAAGGTTAAGGAAGA ACCAAAGGAGGACAATGCCTCTCAGAGGAAAGAGAAGAAAGAACGAGACAAGGATCGCCAGAGGGAGGCGCGGGGCAGGGGAAGAGGCAGACCCGAAACAATTCAATCCCACTCTATCTTTGAGCAGGGACCtgctgaaatgaggaagaaaaaag ctggtTGGGATTCCTCCGTGGATATGAAGGAGTTTGGAACATCCCCAATTATTaatataaagaaagaaaagcGTGAGTCAGAAGAGGAAACCAAACAGATTCTCCGAATGCTGGACCGTGATGAT TTCATTGATGATCCTGGTCTAAAAAACGATGCCCGAAACATGCCCGTCCAGCTGCCACTGGCACAGTCAGGCTGGCTGTTCaaggaggaagtggaggatgaGGGGATGAAACCTGCCGTGCTGGCCAAGGAAGAGAAGATGGAGCTGGATATCTCCTCTGTGAAAG TTAAGGATGAACCTGGAGTTgccaaagaaatgcagatgtcGAAGATGACCCAGGCTGTGCAGAAGGAGGTTTCGGTGTCTGAGCTGCTTCAAGAGCTTAGTGTGCGTAAAGATGACGAACTTCTGTTTCTGCAGCTACCTGACACACTGCCTGGCCAGGCTCCCACTCGCGATGAGAAACCTGTAAAAGCTGAGGTTCAGGCTGACGATGGCCAGGCTATGCAGCTCAAGCAAGAGAAGGCTCAG GAACTGAAACAAGCTGAGAATTCCTGCTCGCTGATGGATTTAACTGAAGGTCAGATTGGAAAGTTGCTGATCAGAAAGTCGGGGAGAGTGCAGCTTGTACTGGGACAGGTCATCCTGGATGTCACCATGGGCACAACCTGTTCATTTCTCCAG CTTTGA